A window of Roseiflexus castenholzii DSM 13941 genomic DNA:
CAGTTTGCCGCCGGTGATCTCATCGTTGTTCTCCGGATCGTTGACCGTCGATGCCAGATAGGCGGGCCACCCGAAACTGCGGTCGTCCCCTTCGGAAAAGGGACCGCCATACAAATTGGGCCAGTACGCCACCACGAACACCTGTACGCCGGTATCGCGTTGGGTGTTGTTATCGACATCAGCCAGCACTCCTGCCGGACGCGCCGGCAGAGCCAGGCGAAACTCGCCGCGCTGCCGCTCCAGATCGATGGTCAGTGGTCCCAGCGCCTGACTCTCGACCGGCAGTTCCCATTCCTCATCACGAGTGATGAAGCCGTAGAGATCGACCAACCCGACAGCGTGTTCGACATAGTAGGTGGTAATGATATCGTTGGTATACGTGAACTCGCCGGTGATCACCTCAACGCCGCCTGTTGCTGTACGGGACGGGATCGGCGACGGCGTGATCACCTCCGGCGAGGCGGTCGCCTCTGCTACGGGCGAGACATTCGACGGGTTGACGGCAGTCGCATCCTGTGCCGGCAGCAGGTTGGTCGGCGCGCCGCCGCCACAAGCGGCAAGCGCCAGAAGCAAAGCCGCAATCGCTCCGATATACCAGAAAGGACGTTGTTTCATCATGTCTCCTTCCGCACAATCATACAAAGCATTGTAGCGTTTGCCGGAGAAGGATGCAATCAAAGTGGCAGATCTTTTCGATGGGCAGTGCGTTTTCAGCGCCGCCAGGATCGTTTTTCCCCCATCCCTCCAGCCCCTTTCTCCCACGAGGGGAGAAGAAAGCGTTGGGACAGGGGGGCGAACTACCTGTGAGTGGCTCGCCGATGTCTGGGTGACGTTACAGCGCAGCGCGCATTGTGTTCCCTATGTCAAAGCAACGTCCGGTAACCGAGTTTTCGCCGTTTTTCCACCAGCGCGCATACCGTTCCATCTAGTCGCGCGAGTCGCACACACCGGTTGCGACCAGACTCCAGGCAAGACAGAGCGCCATACTGGTGTCGTCGGTCCATCCGCCGGGAGGCAACCGGAATGGTCCGCCGCCGGTGATCTGCGTGACGCGCGGGGTGAATGGATCGAGCGCTGGCGTAAACTCGAGCGTTGTGCCGAGCGCATCGCCAATGGCAAGCCCAAGCAGCGCGCCCTGCGCGCGCCGTACACGGTCAGAGTCGAGCGTGAGCGCCATGGCAATTGCTCCTTCCCGCCAGAAACACAATCGTCCCTTCTTCGTGCACCTTCGTGTTCTTCGTGGACGAAAAACGTCTCATCTCTCCCCACCCGCAATCATCTCTGGCGGGCGTCGCGCTCCGCCGGCATCGTCTCGACCTGACACAACAAATAGATGTATCACAAGCGGATGGATGACCAATGGCGGCGCGTGTTCTTCGTGCACCTTCGTGTTCTTCGTGGACGAAAAACGTCTCATCTCTCCCCACCCGCAATCATCTCTGGCGGGCGTCGCGCTCCGCCGGCATCGTCTCGACCTGACACAACAAATAGATGTATCACAAGCGGATGGATGACCATTGGCGGCGCGTGTTCTTCGTGCACCTTCGTGTTCTTCGTGGACGAAAAACGTCTCATCTCTCCCCACCCGCAATCATCTCTGGCGGGCGTCGCGCTCCGCCGGCATCGTCTCGACCTGACACAACAAATAGATGTATCACAAGCGGATGGATGACCAATGGCGGCGCGTGTTCTTCGTGCACCTTCGTGTTCTTCGTGGACGAAAAACGTCTCATCTCTCCCCACCCGCAATCATCTCTGGCGGGCGTCGCGCTCCGCCGGCATCGTCTCGACCTGACACAACAAATAGATGTATCACAAGCGGATGGATGACCAATGGCGGCGCGTGTTCTTCGTGCACCTTCGTGCTCTTCGTGGACGAAAAACGTCTCATCTCTCCCCACCTGCAATCGCCTCCGCAAACACCCGCAACGCGCGGACGGCACGCAAACCGGGCCATGTCAACATCATGCCGTCACACAGCAGCACGCGCCCATCCCGCACCGCCGGAACGTCGCCATATGGCGCAAAAGCGACCAGATCACGTTCGCTGAACGCATACGGCTCATTCGGAAGCAGAATCACCTCTGGTTGCAGGCGCATAAATGTCTCCAGCGACGCGCGTGGGTAGCGCCCCGGCAACCGGCGACCAAGATTTTCGGCGCCACACCGTTCCAGCAGATCGCCCGCATACGTTTCTGCCCCAACCGCCATCCACGGATCGCGCCAGATGAAGGCGAGCGTCGGGATACGACGTTGCGGCGCCCGTTGCGCTGCTTCGGCGAGCGCCGCGCGCAGCGCCGTAAGCCCTGGCGCCGCCGCATCCGCTGCTCCGAGCACAGCGGCGAGCCGTCCATACTGCTCCAGCACATCAGCAACACTGCGGATCGCCGTCACATAGACTGGAACGCCGGCCGCCGTAAGCGCCTGCACGTCGCGTTCACGGTTCTCCTCCTGATCGGCGATGACCAGATCGGGTTGCAGGGCAATGATCTTCGCCCGGTCGGGGTTCTTCGTGCCGCGAATGCGCGGGATGCCGGCAAGCGCCGCTGCCGGCTCGATGCAGTAGTCGGTCACTGCTACAACGCGCGCGCCGAGCCCGACATCGAAGAGCCATTCAGTCAGACTCGGCACGAGCGACACAATGCGCTGCGGCGGTCTCTTCAGTTCCAGGCGTCGACCAAGCGCGTCAACCACAAGCATAGCAGTCAGGTCCAGGCACAATTAAGAGACGCAGATGTGCGCGGACGCACCGGATTCACGCAGACCCGCTCGCCGTGAAACGCGACCGAACCGCACCAGGGGTGTATTCAAACGTTCTGACCATCTGCAACCGCACCCACTGCATTCATGACATTGTCTCCGTCAGCGGCGGCACCGTCACCGGACGATTCTGCTCGTCGACGGCGACGAGCACGCATTCCGCCTGACACACCAGCACCCGTTCGTTGTGGTCCATCGGCTCCCACCAGACATCGACAGCGATACGCATTGAACTGCGTCCGGTACCGACCAGACGGGCGATCACCTCGACAATCGACCCTTCACGCACCGGGTGGTGGAAGTTGACCTCGCTGATCCGCACCGTCACGACCTTGCGCCGACACCAGCGCGTGGCGCAAATGAACGCCGCCTGGTCGATCCAGGCGACCGCCGTGCCGCCGAAGAGGGTCCGGTAGTGGTTGGTGTTCATGGGGAACACCGGAAAGACCATACGCGTCTCGACGCGATCGGCAGCGCTCATTGTGCTGTTCCTTCCTGTGGAAAGCACGCCGGATGCAACAGGCGCGCCAGATGCTCGACTCCATCGACCACACGCGGCGCCGGGCGCGAACAGTAGCTGTTGGCATCCAGCGCATACACCTGCCCCTTGCGTGCTGCAGGAATGTCGAACCATCCCGGCGGGCGCGGCAGCGCGTCCCATTCGCGCTGCGCGGCTTCGGCGGAATAGCCGCAGGGAATGAGCAAAACCACGTCCGGCTGCGCGCAGAGAACGTCCTCCCAGCGCACACGGAACGACCGCTCCCCGGCGCGACCGAGCAGGTCGCGTCCTCCTGCGAGATGGATCATTTCCGGGACCCAATGCCCACCGATGAACGGCGGGTCGAGCCATTCCAGCGCCACCACACCGGGACGCGGCTGCCCGGCGACTGCGCGACGCACACCATCCAACCGCTGGCTCAAGCGTTCATTGAGTCGCCGACCGCGTTCTGGTACACCGACGGCTTCGGCAATTGTCAGCACATCGCTGAAGATTCCATCGAGGTTTGGCGGCGCCAGCGAGACGACGCGCGGATTGCCCGGCAACTGCGCCGCAACCACGCAGACATCTGCAAACGACACCGCACAGACATCGCACAGTTCCTGGGTGATCACCAGATCAGGCTGCACGTCGGCAAGGAGCGCCTCATCGAGCAGGTAGAGGCTTTCGCCGCGCGCCAGGCGCGCACTGACGACCTGATCGATCTCGGCGCTCGACAGACCGTGCGGAATGGCAGAGTACGTCACCCGCGGCAGGTCGGCGACGACATCGGGCGGGTAGTCACATTCGTGCGAAACGCCGACCAGCATATCCGCCAGGCCCAGTTCGCACACGATCTCGGTTGCCGATGGAAGCAGTGATACGATACGCATGATGGATCATCCTTCTTTCCGGTCTGGATCGCCCCTGACAAGCACGTTTGTTCTCGTTCTCATACGACGCTCGTTCGTGAGAGCGTTCCGCCAGTTTTGACAAAAAGACACGCGCAGAACCATAACCATCATACCAGAACTCGCGGCGATGCGCAGTTGCGCCAACTCCTGCGTTTGCTGCGAATGCCGGTCGCTTCTACTCTGCTATAATGCTCCCGCGCCATTCCTGCATCATAAGGCAATGCCTATGGAGTTCAAAGACTACTATGCCGTCCTTGGCGTCCCGCCCGACGCCGACGAGCAAACGATCAAGAAAGCGTACCGCAAACTGGCGCGGCAGTACCATCCCGACGTCAACCCTGGTGACAAAAAGGCTGAAGAGCGCTTCAAAGAGATCAATGAAGCCTACGAGGCGCTGAGCGACCCGGAACGCCGCCACAAGTACGATCAGTTGCGCGAACAGTATCAGCGCTGGCAGCAGCGCGGCGGCAGCGGCGAGTTCGACTGGGGTCCCTGGCAAACGGCGCCGGGGCAGACAGTCTACACCTATACAACGGTCTCACCGGAGGACCTGGAAGACCTCTTCGGAGGTGAAAGTCCCTTTTCGGACTTCTTCGGGACGATCTTCGGTCAGCCACATGGCGCCACCCCCCGTGGACCGCAGCGCGGGCGCGATCTTGAACTGCCGGTTGAGATTTCGCTCGAAGAGGCGTTTTACGGCACGACACGCTCGCTTCAGGTAGGCACGCGGCGCATCGAGGCGAAGATTCCGGTCGGCGCGCGCACCGGAACCCGTGTGCGTCTTGCCGGGCAGGGGCGCCCCGGCATTGCCGGAGGTCCGCCGGGCGATCTCTACCTGCTGATCACCGTCCTGCCGCATCCACAGTTCGAGCGCGACGGCGATGATCTGACCACGACCGTTTCGGTTGATTGTTTTACCGCAATTGCCGGCGGCGAGGCGCGCGTTCCGACATTGGACGGTTCGGTGCTGCTCAAGATTCCGCCGCGCACGCAGGCAGATCAGGTCTTCCGACTGCGGGGCAAAGGCATGCCACGCCTCGAACGCCCGACCGAACGCGGCGATCTCTTTGCCCGGGTGAAACTGGTGTTGCCCGAAACGTTGAGTGATGCTGACGTCGAAACGATTCGCACACTGGCGCGCGAGCGGAGCGCCCGAAAAAAAGGGTGACCGGCGCACCGGCGCGTATTGTGTCGTCACGCCCGGCAGCCGGTCACATCTGGATGATCGTTCTGGCGCTCGGACTCGTGATCGGAGCGCTTCTCTGGTTGATTGTGGGGAAGATCTGAGTTCGTTCCACGACAGGGTACGCTGGGGGCAGGTCTGAAATCCGCCCCCCACACGGAGTAATACCAATGACCTGTGCACATCCGGCATGGTCACCCCGAGCAGCGCGAGGGGTCGTGCGCGACCCGCGCCGATTCCTCGCTGCGTTTACCCTGAGCGAAGCGAAGGGCTCGGAATGACACGCATGCGGCATATTCAAATCATAATTGGTAACGCAGGAGTTTCAGATGCTGATCCGTCGCATGAATCCCGAAATGCTGGCAGCGCAGACCGGTCTGCCGGTTGAGGTGATCCAGGACCTGATCGATCTCGGTCTGATCGGGTCCTTTCCCGAACCGACAGAAACTGACCTGATCGAATTGCGCCGCGTGCGCCGCCTTATCGACATCCTGGGGCTTTCCCACGAGGCGGTTGATGTCGTGTTGCAGATGCGTCGCCGCCTGGTTGCGCTGCAACGAGAGGCGGCGCAACTCCGCGCCGAACTCGCGGAACGCCACCGCGCGGAACGCTCGACGGTCTGGATCGAAGCGGAATGGATTGAAGAGCGGGAATAGCCCGATATACGGAGAGTTCTTTCATGATCCCCCTCTACGACAATGTCCACGCGCGATCTTTTCCGTTTGTCAACTGGGCGATTATTCTTGCCAACATTGCGTTCTTCCTCATCGAAGTTGCGCTTGGACCCGATGCCGAGCGGTTCGTGACCATGTTTGCGGTCGTTCCTGCGCGGTTGCTTGCCAATCCAGGTCCAGATCAGATCGCTACGCTTTTTACATCGATGTTCCTTCACGGCGGATGGTCGCACCTGTTGAGCAATATGCTGGCGCTCTATATCTTTGGCGATAACGTCGAAGATCGGATGGGGGGTGGACGCTACCTGACGTTTTACATCATCTGCGGATTGATCGCAGCCCTGACTCACATATTGTTCAACCCGGATTCGCCGATTCCGACGATCGGTGCGAGTGGCGCGATCAGCGGCGTGCTCGGCGCGTATCTGATCCTCTATCCGACAGCGCGGGTGATCACGCTGATCCCGATCTTTTTTCTTCCCTGGTTCGTTGAAATCCCGGCGCTGGTCTACCTGGGAGTGTGGTTCCTGTCACAGTTGCTCAACGGCACGCTGGCGATCATCATTGGCGCGCAGGGGTTCGGCGGCGTGGCGTGGTGGGCGCATGCCGGCGGTTTCGTCGCCGGCATTGTACTCGTGGGTCTCTTCATTCAACGTCGCAGCCGGCGGCGCGTCTATGCGGACGAGTACTGGCCCTGGTGATGAGGGAGGTTGCCCGTGGACCTGATAGGACTGTTATGGATTTTCTTCATTATTTCGTCGTTACAGCCGGTCATTCGCCAGAAGATGCTGGAGAACGGGCGCCTGCGCCTGCTCGAACGCCTCGAACAGCAGCGCCAGAGCCGGGTGATTGTCCTCATTCACCGCCAGGAAACGCTCAGTCTGCTCGGGTTCCCGCTCGTGCGCTATATCGACATCGACGACTCGGAAGCGGTGCTGCGGGCGATCAAAATGACCGATAAGGATGTGCCGATTGACCTGGTGCTGCACACCCCCGGCGGACTGGTTCTGGCGGCGGAACAGATCGCCAGCGCGTTGCGCAAGCATCCGGCGAAGGTCACCGTCTTCGTGCCGCACTACGCCATGTCTGGCGGGACGCTCATCGCTCTGGCGGCGGACGAGATTGTGATGGACGAGAACGCGGTTCTCGGACCGGTAGACCCGCAGTTGGGGCAACAGCCAGCGGCATCGATTCTCAAGGTGCTGGAACGCAAGCCGATCAGCGAGATCGACGACGAGACCCTGATCATGGCGGACATTGCCGAAAAAGCCATCCGCCAGGTGAAGGCGACTGTCATCGAGTTGCTGGCGGATCGTATCGGCGCCGAAAAAGCCGAACATATCGCCACAATGCTGGCAACTGGCGTCTGGACGCACGATTACCCGATCAGCGTGCGCGAAGCGCGCGAACTCGGTTTGCCGGTCAGCACCGATATGCCGTCGCTTGTGTACCAGTTGATGGGGCTGTACCCACAGACGGCGCAGCGCCGCCCGTCGGTTGAGTACATTCCGCTCCCCCGCTCGCGCGAATCGGAGCGTCGCCGGGCAGAGCGATAGCAAGAAGCGTTCCTCTGCCCCTCACCCCCGCTCCCTCTCCCGTGTAAGGGCGGACCGAACTCCCGCGCGCACCCCAGCACGTCCACCAGGGGACACCCGCGCGCGCGGCACCGGTCTTCCCGCCCCCGCGCGCGAGAGCGGAGCAGGGGGAGCGCCTCGAACACCACATCGCAGAACCGCAACTCCTGCGGCGGATATTTGCCAAACCCCGCCGGACCGAGAGAGTGCCTCGAACACCACATCGCAGAAGCGTCCCCTCTCCCACGTGCGGAAGAGGAGCGGGGGGTGAGGGCACAACCACACATCCTAACGCCATGCATGCCCGCCAGGCGCATGCGCGCGGTCTGCCCTTGAACCCCTGTGAGCGGTGTGGAGGGTGAGTGAAACGCCGCGATCCGACCCTACAACGTAATCACCTGATCCGGCGGACTTCCGGCGAGCGCTTTGTACAACTGTGGGAAGCAGCCTGCCACTACGCCTTCGACCAATCCCCTGGCTTTCACCTGCCCAAAGCCGCACTGCGTGAAATCGCCTTCTCCCAGATCACGCTCGACTGCACAGCGATCACATACCATGAGCAGAATATTCTGCGCCTTGGCGACTTTCGCCAGACGCTCGCCAATCGGATCACCCTTGCGCAACACATACAGGTTGTCGTCGAAAAACATCATCCCGACTACCTGCGCGCCATGAACACCCTGTTCGAGTTGCGGCAGAATCATTTTCCCGAGTTTGTACGTGGCGGACATATCGGTTGCAAACACATACGCGACTTTCATGGACTTCCTCCTCATACGCGAACAGGACAACTGGAATGACAATCCTCGTCAATCCTCGGACACCCACACCGACCATGTCCCGAAAGGATCGTCAAACTGCGCCCACCCTTCGGGACCCAACGCCATCTCGTCGTCGGTCAACAGGCAGGCATCAAGGCGAGCGCGCAGCGCCGCCTCGTCCATATCCTGCCCGATCAGCACCAGTTCCTGCCGCCGATCGCCCCACCGACTGTGCCATACCTGCGCCAGATGCGCTTCATCTTCAGGATCATCTGGCAATTCATCATCCGGCAGCGCCGCCCACCACAAGCCGCCTGGCTCGACCCGACACGCACTCCCGGCCTGCGACCAGAGACCGCTGATACTCATGCGCGTCGCCAGCCAGATCAGCCCCTTAGAACGCAACACACCGGGCCACTCATCGTGAATGAGGTCCCAGAAACGTTGAGGATGAAACGGTCGTCGAGCGCGATAGACAAAACTCGAAATGCCATACTCCTCGGTTTCCGGCGTATGTTCGCCGCGAAGTTCCTTAAGCCAGCCAAGCGCCTGCGCCGCGCGCTCAAAATTGAAGCGACCGGTATTCAATATCTCGCGCAGCGGCACACGCCCAAACGACGCGCGCACAATGCGGGCATCGGGGTTCAGTTTGCGCAGAAGCGCTTCCAGTTGATCCACCACATCGGGATCGACCAGATCGATCTTGTTCAGCACCAGAACATCGGCGAACTCAACCTGATCGATCAACAAATCAACAACCGACCGTTCATCATCGTCGTCGGCAGCCATGTTCCGATCACGCAGGTCGTCGGTCGAGCACAAATCCTGCGGAAAATTGAACGCATCAACGACCGTCACCATCGTATCCAGCCGCGCCAGTTCCGCCAGGCTGACGCCGGTTTCATCCGCGAACGTGAACGTCTCCGCCACCGGCAGCGGCTCGGAGATGCCGGTCGACTCGATGAGCAGATAATCGAAGCGCCCTTCACGCGCCAGGCGCGCCGCCTCAACCAACAAATCCTCGCGCAGCGTGCAGCAGATGCACCCATTGGTCATCTCGATCAGGCGCTCTTCGGTGCGACTGAGGGCCGCCCCGCCGCTGCGCACCAGCCGGGCGTCGATGTTGACCTCGCTCATGTCGTTGACGATGACTGCCACGCGCAGACCTTCGCGATTGGCAAGCACATGGTTGAGCAGGGTCGTTTTACCGCTGCCCAGAAACCCCGACAGAACCGTTACCGGCAACGGTTGCGCAGTATGTTGCGCCATGACAAACCTCGTGATGCATGATCAACATGGTTGTGTTTGATGATAGTGTATATCAATGAAATTGTCAAACCATTGATGACTCGGAGCAGGGTCATAAATGATCAGAACCCGCTGCATCGTCACGGGTTGATGATCAGTCCCGCCGCTTGTGCGCAGGAATGGCTATTCCTTCCGGTTACCATTGTCATGTTGTGTGATACCAATGACGCTTGACGATGCCGCATGCGTGTCATTCCGAGCCCTTCGCTTCGCTCAGGGTAAACGCAGCGCGGAATCGGCGCGGGTCGCGCACGACCCCTCGCGCTGATCGGGGTGACCATGCCGGATGGTCACAGGTCATTGGTATTACAGCAGCGCACCGGGGTCATATCCGACTTCATATCTCACCGGCGCTCGATGTCTACTGCAACAGAACGCGGTACTGCCAGGAGGGACAACGTGGACACGACCAGCACGACGCAACGAACCCATACGCTCTCGGTTGGCGCGCTGATCGCTCTGTGCCTTCTCATGGTGATCAGCGCGCTGGCGCCCGCCGCTATGCAGGCGAGTTCGTAATCGATTACCAGCCCGAATAACGCATCATTCACGGTCGGAATATCCTCAGTTTTCACGATCACGACATCCGGCTTTTCTCTATCGAACCCGCCATATTTCTACACTGTCCCAGGGACTCTTCCTAACGGACTGGAGATTGTTTCCAATAACGACACCACGGGCTACATCAGTGGCGATCCTGCACCCGGCACCGGCGGCGTCTACACGTTTACACTCTATGCAGACGATGAAAATGGCG
This region includes:
- a CDS encoding SaoD/DsrE family protein, whose protein sequence is MKVAYVFATDMSATYKLGKMILPQLEQGVHGAQVVGMMFFDDNLYVLRKGDPIGERLAKVAKAQNILLMVCDRCAVERDLGEGDFTQCGFGQVKARGLVEGVVAGCFPQLYKALAGSPPDQVITL
- a CDS encoding ADP-ribosylglycohydrolase family protein, with the translated sequence MALTLDSDRVRRAQGALLGLAIGDALGTTLEFTPALDPFTPRVTQITGGGPFRLPPGGWTDDTSMALCLAWSLVATGVCDSRD
- a CDS encoding rhomboid family intramembrane serine protease, with amino-acid sequence MIPLYDNVHARSFPFVNWAIILANIAFFLIEVALGPDAERFVTMFAVVPARLLANPGPDQIATLFTSMFLHGGWSHLLSNMLALYIFGDNVEDRMGGGRYLTFYIICGLIAALTHILFNPDSPIPTIGASGAISGVLGAYLILYPTARVITLIPIFFLPWFVEIPALVYLGVWFLSQLLNGTLAIIIGAQGFGGVAWWAHAGGFVAGIVLVGLFIQRRSRRRVYADEYWPW
- a CDS encoding DnaJ C-terminal domain-containing protein, whose amino-acid sequence is MEFKDYYAVLGVPPDADEQTIKKAYRKLARQYHPDVNPGDKKAEERFKEINEAYEALSDPERRHKYDQLREQYQRWQQRGGSGEFDWGPWQTAPGQTVYTYTTVSPEDLEDLFGGESPFSDFFGTIFGQPHGATPRGPQRGRDLELPVEISLEEAFYGTTRSLQVGTRRIEAKIPVGARTGTRVRLAGQGRPGIAGGPPGDLYLLITVLPHPQFERDGDDLTTTVSVDCFTAIAGGEARVPTLDGSVLLKIPPRTQADQVFRLRGKGMPRLERPTERGDLFARVKLVLPETLSDADVETIRTLARERSARKKG
- a CDS encoding SDH family Clp fold serine proteinase, with protein sequence MDLIGLLWIFFIISSLQPVIRQKMLENGRLRLLERLEQQRQSRVIVLIHRQETLSLLGFPLVRYIDIDDSEAVLRAIKMTDKDVPIDLVLHTPGGLVLAAEQIASALRKHPAKVTVFVPHYAMSGGTLIALAADEIVMDENAVLGPVDPQLGQQPAASILKVLERKPISEIDDETLIMADIAEKAIRQVKATVIELLADRIGAEKAEHIATMLATGVWTHDYPISVREARELGLPVSTDMPSLVYQLMGLYPQTAQRRPSVEYIPLPRSRESERRRAER
- a CDS encoding acyl-CoA thioesterase produces the protein MSAADRVETRMVFPVFPMNTNHYRTLFGGTAVAWIDQAAFICATRWCRRKVVTVRISEVNFHHPVREGSIVEVIARLVGTGRSSMRIAVDVWWEPMDHNERVLVCQAECVLVAVDEQNRPVTVPPLTETMS
- the zigA gene encoding zinc metallochaperone GTPase ZigA; amino-acid sequence: MAQHTAQPLPVTVLSGFLGSGKTTLLNHVLANREGLRVAVIVNDMSEVNIDARLVRSGGAALSRTEERLIEMTNGCICCTLREDLLVEAARLAREGRFDYLLIESTGISEPLPVAETFTFADETGVSLAELARLDTMVTVVDAFNFPQDLCSTDDLRDRNMAADDDDERSVVDLLIDQVEFADVLVLNKIDLVDPDVVDQLEALLRKLNPDARIVRASFGRVPLREILNTGRFNFERAAQALGWLKELRGEHTPETEEYGISSFVYRARRPFHPQRFWDLIHDEWPGVLRSKGLIWLATRMSISGLWSQAGSACRVEPGGLWWAALPDDELPDDPEDEAHLAQVWHSRWGDRRQELVLIGQDMDEAALRARLDACLLTDDEMALGPEGWAQFDDPFGTWSVWVSED
- a CDS encoding cobalamin-binding protein; the protein is MRIVSLLPSATEIVCELGLADMLVGVSHECDYPPDVVADLPRVTYSAIPHGLSSAEIDQVVSARLARGESLYLLDEALLADVQPDLVITQELCDVCAVSFADVCVVAAQLPGNPRVVSLAPPNLDGIFSDVLTIAEAVGVPERGRRLNERLSQRLDGVRRAVAGQPRPGVVALEWLDPPFIGGHWVPEMIHLAGGRDLLGRAGERSFRVRWEDVLCAQPDVVLLIPCGYSAEAAQREWDALPRPPGWFDIPAARKGQVYALDANSYCSRPAPRVVDGVEHLARLLHPACFPQEGTAQ
- a CDS encoding helical backbone metal receptor, giving the protein MLVVDALGRRLELKRPPQRIVSLVPSLTEWLFDVGLGARVVAVTDYCIEPAAALAGIPRIRGTKNPDRAKIIALQPDLVIADQEENRERDVQALTAAGVPVYVTAIRSVADVLEQYGRLAAVLGAADAAAPGLTALRAALAEAAQRAPQRRIPTLAFIWRDPWMAVGAETYAGDLLERCGAENLGRRLPGRYPRASLETFMRLQPEVILLPNEPYAFSERDLVAFAPYGDVPAVRDGRVLLCDGMMLTWPGLRAVRALRVFAEAIAGGER